The Primulina tabacum isolate GXHZ01 chromosome 7, ASM2559414v2, whole genome shotgun sequence genome includes a window with the following:
- the LOC142551854 gene encoding glucosamine 6-phosphate N-acetyltransferase-like — protein sequence MQTTNSSVEEDMFQVRKLEIMDKNKGFIELLQQLTVCDSISHEAFIERFHELAKCGDEHIICVIEDYNSGKIVATGSVFIEKKFIRNCGKVGHIEDVVVDSVVRGKQLGKRIVDFLSDHARAMGCYKVILDCSVENIPFYEKCGFKKKEIQMVKYYV from the coding sequence ATGCAAACAACAAACTCCTCGGTAGAAGAAGATATGTTTCAGGTCAGAAAATTAGAGATCATGGACAAAAACAAAGGCTTCATTGAATTACTTCAACAGCTGACAGTTTGTGATTCCATATCCCATGAGGCATTCATAGAACGATTTCATGAACTTGCTAAATGTGGGGATGAACATATTATATGCGTGATTGAGGACTATAATTCAGGTAAGATTGTTGCCACCGGGAGTGTGTTTATTGAGAAGAAATTCATAAGGAATTGTGGAAAAGTTGGGCATATTGAAGATGTGGTGGTGGACTCTGTTGTTCGAGGTAAGCAATTAGGGAAGAGAATCGTTGATTTCCTCTCTGATCATGCTCGAGCCATGGGTTGTTACAAGGTGATTCTTGATTGCAGTGTTGAAAACATACCGTTTTATGAAAAATGTGGTTTCAAGAAGAAGGAAATTCAGATGGTGAAGTATTATGTTTGA